The following is a genomic window from Chania multitudinisentens RB-25.
GCATGGGACAGTTTTTTTCATCTGACACGCGAAGACCAACGCAACATGTTCAGGGTATTCAAACGGCATGCCAATAGTAAAGCTGTGTTAATGTTTACCAGTGGGCCCAGTGATGGCGAGGTGGTAGGGGTATTTGAAGGGGAGCAACTCTATCATGCAAGCCTGGCACCCGCAGAATATCGACAATTGCTTAAAAATAATGGATTCAGTGTAATAGATATGATTGCTGAAGATCCCGAGTGCCGCGGGCGCACGGTTTGGCTGGCTCAACATGATTCAGATGATGATTGATGGGTATATCTGCGAACTCTCGGTTTATTGTGTTGGATCAATATTTACCACTTATTCCGCTTGTAAAAATGCAACTTAGGATTAGATTGATTATGATTATCACTAACTCTTAATAGGTGCAACATGGTGAATTGGTTCAATCGTGTAATGGATCGCCCGGATCTGGGCAAGTTAATCCTACGTTTGGCATTCAGCATTCTAATGATATTTCACGGATGGCATAAATTAATCGGCGGCATTGACTATATCCAAGGTCTGCTGACTCAGCATGGGCTGCCGGGGTTTATCGGTTACGGTGTTTTTCTCGGTGAGTTAGTCGCTCCTCTGTTGATCATTCTGGGGATTTTTACCCGCCCGGCAGCGTTGGTGTTTTCATTTACCATGCTGGCTGCTTACCTGCTGATCGACCCTGGCAAGGCGCTGATGCTGACCAAAGTAGGGGCCTGGGGAGCAGAAGATATGGCGGTGTATTTCTTTGCTGGGTTGGCTATTGCTTTCCTTGGCAGTGGTCGTTACTCGGTAATGAAGGATCCTAATTGGCGTTAAGGCAGTTCAGGTAAACAGTGCTAAATCGATAGGGGGGGCGCATCAGTTCGCCCCTCAATTTTTTCATGTTTGCAATTAGGGCTGTCATTTTTACTACTTTATGAAATTTCCCGCTAGTACCATTAATTTGCTATCACAGTGGCCAGCAACGGTGATTCAAACATAGCTTTGGGTGAAATAACCGCTGCATTCCATGGGATCTGTGTTCCATAGCGTTCATGCAACTTCTGCTTTATGGCAGGGGTGTCAAGATGGAATTCACGAACTTTCTGTAACTTGCCGATTTGTATGCCTAACGCCCGATCGTATATCTTCCATACCAACTCTGAGCAGTACATTTTATCATCTGACCAGGAGAATTGTGCATCGTAAGGCATACCTAAGAAGCGCTGAGCCTGTTTATTTATGCGTAATTGTTCCTGTGCCGTCAAACTGTGTCCGGCATTTTTTAACCGTTTGATGACAAAGTGTTTTCTTTCGCCTCGGTCTATCCAGGCAGACAACGGTGTATATTTTACTGTTGCTGCTGCCTCGAAAACGTAAGGCTTCCCACTACTCAGTAGGATGATACCCATGTGACTGTAACGTGAACCCGTCGCTTGTTGTATGGCAAGGCTTTGTGCCGAACGCGAAGTCTGGAAAATGATGTCGCCTTCTTGTACTTTGGGCAACTCTTGAGCCTGGCTGACCAGCCCGGCTAACAAAAAAACTGCCAGAAACAGTAGAGCTCCTAGACGTTTGTTAAATAGCATCATTCAATCCCTCAAAATTAGAATGGTATGCATTTTATGAAGGTTATGTGTGGTGATTGTGAAGTGGGTTTCCTTGGGGAATACAGTTACCATCTGTGATAGGTGGATACCCACCATCAACTACTGGTTGTGCTATACCTGTTGTCGGATGGATTATTCTGGCTTCTGATGTGTCGCAGATTGCATATCGTACAGTAAGAGATTACAACCGTATTGCCAGAGGAAACGATAAATATGGTAAGTGATACTCTTGAACAGCGGATTTACGAACTGGTAAGAAGCCATGATGGAATTTACCTTTTTAAGAAAAAAGAACTGACACCAACAACGGATCTGGATTCAGATCTGCGACTGGAAGATGATAAAACACTGGCGCTGATCTTGAAGTTTAGTGTTGACCGCGGGAATTTTCCCATCACAACTTACTATCCGCCAGAACCATCGCTAAAAAATTTGCTCAATCCGTTCCGTAAAAGCGATATTCCTCAGGTGCCGGATTTTACCATCGGTATGCTTATCGAGTCCGCCAGAGTAGGTCGCTGGCTCTATGACTGATTCACGATATATGTGACCGCTGTGACCGCGCCAGATAACCAGATTTCTCGTACTTCTACATTGGTTCGCATAATGTATATTATGTTAAATTACCCGTAATGGCTAATGCCACATCAAAGTTTTAATAAATCAATACGTTAGTAATTTCTGACCTCCCTCTCGTTTCTTACGTTAGGTGCTATGAGATTAAAGTTATGTACTCACTTAACCAGTTGGTTAGATTCTGATGGATATGGAAATCTTTTACGAATTCTATTAGTGTGGGTGCCTATCTAAACCAGAGGTGGGTGCCCGCCATCTCTGGTCTGCCAAAAATGCATCAGACCCAGCGTTTACACTATCTGCGTAGCGCCTGAGGAAATGAAAATAAGTTAACAATTAACTATCTTCTGAGATAGTAAGCCAAGAGCACAATGATGACGAAAACTAATACTAGAAAAAGAGTCATATATAAGACCCCTCTTTTGGTACTGACAAACAAATAACAGTCCAGAATAGCAGTAATCAGCTGTTCCATTTTCTTCCTCTTAGTGAGTTTTTTATCTGGGCCTCAACATGGGTGGCACTGAGAATGGGCATACGCACTTGGCTGCCTAAAAACCAGCCTTTAGGTATACCCATTCCCATGATTAACGCGTTGGCGGTTCTTTTTCTTTTAACTCACGATACCAGCGTGGGTGGTGTTTCTTTGCCCATGCTTTGGTAACCCAACCTTCTACCATCGCGGTCATAGTGCCTTTCACCCATAGAGCGGCATAGACATGCACCATGATAATCACTATTAGCGCCACTGCGGCAAATGAATGCAGCATTAACGCAAACCGGATCACCGGGATGGAGAAAGCAGGCGCAAAGTATGGCCGCCAGATGATTACCCCACTGATCAGCAGCAGAACCAGGAAAATAATTGCTGCCCAGAATACGCATTTCTGGCCGAAGTTATAACGCCCGGTATCCCCGACCTCCTCGTTGACGACGATCTTATGAATATTCTTTGCCCAAAAGATATCATCCCGATTAATCAGGTTATGGTGCCAGTAGCGGAAAAACATGATGATGAACGAGGCAAACATCGCTACCCCGATGAACGGGTGCAGAATACGCGCCAGCGGCGGCGTACCAAGAATATGCATCAGCCAGTTGAAGGATGGAAAGAGAAAACCCAGCCCGCTCACCGCCGCCAGGATGAAGCAGAAGGCAGTGATCCAGTGGTTGATGCGTTCCGGTGCCGTGTAGCGCACAATGATGTCACGTTTTTTCATTTGTGCACCTCGTCATTTTCTTCATGCTGCTCGTCTTCTTCCTCTTCCACACGGTTCGGGCCAACACCAACATAGTGGAAAAGGCTTGCTGCGAAGGTTGCGGCAAAGCCGACCGCTGCCAGCGGTTTCCAGATCCCCTTCCAGAGCTTCACGGTCTGGCTGATTTCCGGGTTCTCCGGCAGGCCGTGATACAGATTCGGTTTGTCGGCATGATGCAGCACGTACATCACATGCGTACCGCCAACGCCCACGGGATCGTATAACCCTGCGTTGTTATAACCACGGGTATTCAGTTCTGCCACGCGTTCACTTGCCAGCACCACCATATCCTTTTTGGAGCCAAAGTGGATAGCGCCGGTCGGGCAGGTTTTCACGCATGCTGGTTCTTGGCCCACGGTGACGCGGTCTACACACAGGGTGCATTTATAGACACGATTATCTTCCGGGTTCAGACGCGGCACGTTGAACGGGCAACCGGCAATGCAATAGCCGCAGCCGATACACTGCTCAGACTGGAAATCGACGATACCGTTGGCGTACTGAATGATCGCGCCTTCAGACGGGCAGGCTTTCAGGCAACCAGGATCAGCACAGTGCATGCAACCATCCTTACGGATGAGCCATTCCAGTTTGTCGTTCTGTTCCACTTCCGAGAAACGCATTACCGTCCATGACTTGGCGCTCAGGTCTGCCGGGTTGTCGTACACCCCAACGTTATGCCCCACTTCGTCACGAATATCATTCCATTCCGAACAGGCCACCTGGCAGGCTTTACAGCCAATACAAGTGGTTACGTCGATAAGCTTCGCCACTTCCTGCTGGTGTTCCCGTGCCTGCGGCGCAGGAGTGAAACCGCTAGTTGCGGAGCGACGAATAATGTCTTGCGATTGATAAGCCATAAGTCGTCTCCGTTACACCTTTTCCACGTTCACAAGGAACGCTTTATATTCCGGCGTCTGCGAGTTCGCATCACCGACGGAGGGGGTTAACGTATTAGCAAGGAACCCTTTTCGCGTGGCGCCTTCAAAACCCCAGTGACAGGGAATGCCGATGGTGTTGATCCTTTGGCCGTCAATTGTCAGCGGTTGTATCCGCCGGGTAACCACCGCTTTAGCCTTGATAAACCCTCGCTTAGATACCACCCTGACCATGTCGCCCGCCACAATGCCCTTCTCTTTAGCCAGAACTTCACCGATTTCGATGAATTGCTCCGGCTGCGTAATAGCATTCAGGCGCGCATGTTTGGTCCAGTGCCGAAACAGCTCAGTGATGGAATAGGTAGTTGCCACATAAGGGAATTCATCCGCCTGCCCCATATTGGCACGGTCGTCATTAAAGATGCGCACTACCGGGTTCGATATCACATTGGGGTGAAGCGGGTTGGTGCCAATCGGTGACTCAATCGGTTCGTAATGTTCCGGGAAAGGGCCATCGTTCATTTTATCCAGGGAGAACAGCCTTCCAACCCCTTCCGGGTTCATGATAAATGGCCCAGTATTGCTGCCCGGCGCGGCCTGGTTGTAATCCGCAACATCCATCCCGGCCCAGCGTTTGCCATCCCAGTGCAGCAAGGCTCGTTTTGCATCCCAGGGTTTTCCCGCTGGATCGGCGGAGGCGCGATTGTAGAGGATGCGGCGGTTAGCGGGCCAAGACCACGCCCATCCTGGGGTACAGCCCAGCCCATGAGGATCGCTGTTATCCCGGTTAGCCATCTGGTTGCCCTGCTCTGTCCAGCATCCGCAATACACCCAGCAGTAGCTGCTGGTAGAACCATCATCTTTTAACTGCGCAAAACTGCTCAGTTGCTGGCCCTTTTTGACAATGACTTGGCCATTTTCGTCAACGATGTCACGCAAGGCTTTACCGTTAGCTTCACGGGCAACTTCTTCAGGATGAGGATCGCGCGGATCGTGATAGTCCCAGGACATGTTGAGTACGGGAAGTGGATTTGCTCCCCCTTCCTGTTGATACAATTCACGCAGCCGCATAAACAGACGCCCCAGGATCTTACCATCGTGCAGCGCTTCACCTGGCGGTTCCGCCGCCGCCCAGTGCCACTGTAGCCAGCGGCCGGAGTTAGCGATAGAGCCATCTTCCTCAGCGAAACATGATGACGGGAGCCGGAAGATTTCGGTTTGAATATCCTGCGGGCGCACCTCGTTCATTTCGCCATGATTTTGCCAAAAGTTGGAGGACTCCGTGACCAGCGGATCGATAATCACCAGATATTTTAATTGTGCCAACGCTTTGGCAGATTTGTTTTTATCTGGGAACGCCGCCAGCGGATTAAACCCCTGCACGATATAGCCGTTGATCTTGCCCTGAATCATCAGCTCTGCCTGGGTCATCACATCGTAAAGGCGATCCCATTTCGGCAACCAGTCATAACCCCAGTTGTTTTCTGCCGTGGCATGTTCTCCCCAGAAACTCTTCATCATACTGACGAAGAATTTCGGCGTGTTCTGCCAGTAATTCACTTCATGGCTTCCGAGAGCGGCAGGAGTAATCTGTGAAATGTAGGTTTGATAATCCGTTTGCTTCTCTGAGGGCAAGGGCATATAACCGGGCAGATTGGTGGAGAGTAAACCCAGGTCGGTATATCCTTGAATATTGGAGTGCCCGCGCAGCGCATTCACCCCGCCCCCGGCCATACCGATATTGCCAAGCAGAAGCTGCAACATGGCAGCGGCACGGATCGTTTGTGCGCCAGCTGAATGGTGGGTCCAGCCCAGGGCATACAAAATTGTCGCAGTGCGATCTGCCGCACTGGTACTGGCTAGCAGTTCACAAATCCGAGTGAAATCTTTGATCGAAGTGCCACACAGGCGATTCACCATTTCCGGGGTATAGCGCGCAACGTGCTCTTTCAGTAAGTTCCATACGCAACGCGGGTGGCTGTAGGTTTCGTCACGCCGGGCATAACCATTATCATCAAGTTCGTAGTTCCAGCTCGTTTTGTCATACTGCCGTTTTTCCGCATCAAAACCGCTGAACAATCCTTCATCAAAAGCATAATCGTCTCGGATAATGAGGCTGGCACTGGTGTAATGGCGCACATACTCATGCTGTACCTTGTCATGTTCCATGAGGTAGCGCATCACACCCAGCAGAAACACCGTATCAGAACCGGCGCGGATCGGCGCATACAGATCGGCGACGGATGCGCTGCGATTGAAGCGCGGATCGACAACGATCACCGTGGCATTGTTTTTAATTTTAGCTTCAATGACCCACTTAAATCCGACCGGGTGCGCTTCCGCCGCGTTGCCGCCCATAATCAGCACGACATTGGCATTTTTGATATCTACCCAGTTATTGGTCATCGCGCCACGGCCAAAAGTGGGAGCCAGTGCCGACACCGTCGGGCCATGGCACAGGCGTGCCTGGCAGTCGATAGATACCATGCCGAGCGCCCGGGTGAATTTGCCGTCGAGAATGCCGGTTTCATTGCTGGCGGCCGAAGAACACAGCATGCTGGTGGTCGTCCAGCGGTTAACGGTGACACCCTGAGCATTTTTCTCGATAAAATTCGCATCGCGATCGTCTTTCATTAATCGTGCGATACGGTCTATGGCATATTCCCAACTGATGCGGGTCCATTTATCCGTGCCTGGAGCACGATATTCAGGATATTGCAGGCGGTTGTCACTATGAATGTAATCAAGCACCCCGGCGCCTTTCGGGCACAGCGAACCGCGGCTGACGGGATGATCGGGGTCACCTTCCACGTGATAAATACTTTGATGCACGTTTTTGGCGTTGTCCCCGAGGCTGTACATGAGAAGACCGCACCCGACGGAACAGTAAGTGCAATTATTACGGGTTTCTTTTGCTTTTAAGAGTTTGTATTGACGCGTTTCGGCGTGAGCGGAAAACGACGGAAGAAAACCAAGTGATGCTACGGTTGTCCCTGCCATACCGCCCGCGCAGATGCGAAAGAACTGCCTGCGACTGAGCTCCATTGAACCTCCAGCTTAAACTTAAGACAGGAAAAGGGACAATGATTATACGGTTATTTTTACACTTTGCATTAAGCTTTAACACTGTTTAGCAACAAGTTAGCATCATCGGCAGCTCCTTGAATGAAATAAAAGCCACCATTCAAAATGGTTTGCAGGGCGAAATAAAATTATTCCTCCCTGGTGGTTTTGGAATAAGTTTCAATTGCAGCATTAAACATCATGATTTGCTGTTCAAGCTGCAACATTTCTTCTTTAATCGTTATGGATTCATATTGCCCGTCAGCCAGGGTGTTTTCCAACTTTTCGGCCATCAGGTGCAACGCTGTCGCCCCAAGGATCTGCATTGTGCCGTTAATGCGGTGCAAATGGTGCTGTAATAACGCCCATTCCTGTTGCTCCAGTGCCTGCAATGCAGCGGCCAAATCCTGGTCATTCTCAAACTGCGACTGTTCCAACATCTGGCACATCAACGTCTTATCACCCAGGCTATGCGCCTCTAATGTTGGCATATCAATGAAATCTTCCAGCAAGTGCCGGTATGCAGGGGTACGCACGCCGCTTAATGCCGTTTTTAACTGTTGCAGATCAACGGGCTTAAATAGGCAAAGGTTCATACCTGTTGCAAGGCCGCGCTCTTTTTCATCTGTCTGCGCATTGGCGGTTAATCCCCAGATAATGATCTGTTGGTTGATCTCCCTTACCCGCTGTGTCAGCGTAATGCCGTCCATATTCGGCATATTAAGGTCAGTAATCAGCAGGTCGTAATCCTGTTTTTTAATCAAATCAAGAGCCTGTAGGCCATCTTCAGCTTCATCCACATGGTAACCAAAAATATCCAGCTGGCGACGAAGTAACAGGCGATTTATCGGATTATCTTCAACAATCATAATGTTAAGTGCCGCAGGCAGAACCGCTTCCTGTTCTGCGATTAATAACGCGCCTGGAGCATTGTCCGAGGTTCGGGTCACCAGGGTGACCGTCATGGTTGTCCCATTCCCTGGCTGACTGGTAATGCTGATTTGCCCCGACATATGCTCCACCATTTCACGGCAAATCACCAAACCAAGCCCCGACCCCATACTCCTTTTACCGACAAGGGTCTGGCTGAACGGTTTAAAGAGCTGCTGTTGCTCTTGCTCACTGATCCCAGCACCTGTGTCTCTAACACTGAGTGACAAATATACCTGTTCATCTCCCAAAGGCTGGGTGTGAGCAATGACATCAACCTCGCCTTCCTCTGTAAATTTGACCGCATTACTTAAAAGGTTAGCGAGCACCTGTTTCATTGCCTGTGGATCTAGCCAGAGCACTTTTCCTGGTTCAAAGCGACAATCTACGGTGAGTTTCAGGTTTTTCTGGCGGGCGAGCCCCTCAAAATTAGCTACCGTGGCATGGATCAGTGACTCGAGATCGACCCATTCCTGCATAAGAGTGAAATTGCCCGACTCGATTTTTTCCATGTCCAGCACATCACCAATAAGTGCAATCAATGTTTGAGCCGTGTTGTAAGCCAACTGAACGGCTTCTTTGGACTCTTCAGGACTTTGTTTGTGAGTCGCTAACAACTCAAGGAATCCCATAATGGAACTGATGGGGGTGCGGATCTCATGGCTCATGCTGGCAAGAAAACGGCTTTTGGCTTGGTTGGCATCAATGGCCTTGTCTTTTTCAACCTGCAGCGCCTCCATCAACTGTCTGGATTCAGTGATATCTTGCCATCCGCAAATCAGAGTAGCGGGCATATTTTCCGGCATCTGACATGAGGTTAACCAATGCAGAATAAGGCGCTCTTCTTCACCATTATTCAGCACCAATTGGTGGGTGATGACGGCATCAGGGATTAAACCTTGCTTAATTTCCTGCTGAAGTTCGGGGAAAATGCCCGCCAGTGGGCTGCGCCGATCAAACAGTGAGTAACGCATTGCCTCACGCAGTGAAGGGGTAAAAAAATCACCGAATGCGTTATTAAAACTATCAAGCTCTCCATCAGGCGTAATGACATATACCGGCACAGGGATTGCGTTGGATAACGTCTGGCGCAAAATCAGCTGGTAGCTCAACGCTGCCTGAGAAGCCTTTCCCCTGCTTATCGCACGCAGAAGGTAGACTCCCCATAATAAACTGCTGATGACGAGCAACACCGCCAAACCTACTACCAGGTAAAATGGCCGGTTGTAAAGGTTCCATGTACCGATTTTCACATCCGGCGCTTTTACCCATTTCCCAGCCAGATTGAGAATTTCTTTCGGCGGTATATCATCCAACGCTTGGTTCAAAATACTCTGTAACTCTAATGAATCGCGTGGGATTGCAAAGGCAATTTGTGCCGGGGATTCGTCGGAGAGCCGGGTATAGGTCATTTTACCGGGGTAATAGTGGTCGATAATAAATCGTGAGGCGAGCTGAGTTGAGACGACAGCATCCACCTCCCCCTGCATCAGTTTGCTGAGTGCCGTACTGGTATTTTCTGCGATAACCCAGTTTATTCCAGGGTATTTCTTTTTCAACTTATCACTCAAAGTGTGATAAGCAGGGATCGCAACTTTGCTCCCCGGAATAAGAATATCGGCTTGCTCACGCATTGTTCGTGTGACTAAGACAAATGGCGTAGCAATAAACGGATGAGTGAACAACATTTCATCTTCCCGTTCAGTGCTGTAGGTAACAGCTGGCACCAGATCCCAGCCACCTTTGCGCATAATATTAACCATGTCGTCGTTTGAATTAGCAATGACAGGCTGGAAGGTAAAACCAGTCTGGAGCTGTATCAGGTTAAGAATATCGCCAAGCACTCCTCTGATTTCATGGTTGTCATCCATCATGCTGAGCGGTGCGTAATAAGGATTGACCAATATACGCAATACGGGATGCTTGGCTATCCAACGTTCCTCTCGAGGCGTAAACTTCATCGCTTTATTTAAAAAAGAGATATTACCTGTATCAACCCATGACTGAGCAATTTGCTTATGCGTTTGCTCACTCAAAGAGCTAATAAAGGTATCGATAATATCCAATAATTGCTTTTGATTCTCCAGAACTATAAATTGATTACCGGCTTGTGGTTCCCGCCAGAACTTAACCATATCCAGAGACTGATAAAAATCACGAAAAATAATAAAGCTTGTTGTAAGATTGCTGCCAAAAAAATAGTCATTTTCTTGATTTTCGACTGAGGCCAGTGCTTGATAACTATCCGTATACGCAGTGATTTTAGCCTTAGGAAAAACTATTTTTATAAACTGATCTGAAGGATACCCCTGTTTAATCGCCACCCTCACTTCTTCTTTATTATTGAACAGAGGATTCATCACGCTGGTCTGGCTTGTCACTAAGGTCGGAAAGGCACGGATAAGTGGTAATGAAACAACGAACGGTGCCGGTATGTATTTACCGTCATCAGATGTTGTCAGAATCATGTCGATATTGCTGTTCTTGAGCGCTGTTAGTGCCTGCGCCTTATCGTTATAGTGTTTAATTATTAAATTGATTTGTAATGAATTTTTAAGCAAAGACAGATAATCGGCATTCATCCCCCGGTAGCGGCCCGTTGAAGTATTCATACTCAGCGGCGGTGTTTCAGTACCATAAACGCCAATAGTCAGTGAACGCTTGGCGGCAAGCCACAAGAGATCGTAATGGCTTAAGGGAAGCGCGGGAGTAAACGGCTCATAATCACTGGCAAGGGTTAACGTCACCGGCTCTGCCGTTGTCGCATGGGCCGGGAATATCATAAACAACACTATGAATAAGAATTTATTTATCCTATTTGTCATGTCATTACCCAATTTTATTACGTTGAGCAAAAGAAAACAGTTCTATGAGTGATTTGCAATTTAGTTTCTCCATTAAACGGCTTTTGTAGGTGCTCACCGTTTTATTGCTGATACACATTTTTGATGCGATTTTCATATTATCAGCACCATTAAGAATATAGCGCATCACTTTAATTTCCTGGCTGGACAGTGACTGTAACATTTCCTGCTCTGAAGAAAGGCTGCCCATAAAGGTATGAAGTGATAAGGGAAAATAGCTGTAACCATTAAGAGAGGCATTGACAGCGGCAATAATGTTGGTCATTCCCTCTTTTTTACTGATGAAAGCGTTTGCACCAGCATCTGCACTACGCTTGCCGTAAAAGAGATCATTTTTGGCAGAAACCACAATAATAATGCGACTAAATGCCTGCTTCCTGAGTTTCTCAACGACTTCAATACCACTCATCACTGGGATATCAACATCAACAATGACCAAATCCGGGTATTCTTGTTCGACAAGCAGTAACGCCTGAGCACCATCCCCTGCTTCTCCGACAATGTTGATGCCTTCACTTTCCAACAGATTTTTAATAGCCATCCGGGCCAGTGGGTGATCATCAACAATAACGGCATTTAACTTTTTGTTTTTTATCATATTACCTACTCATTATAATTCCAACCTTGAGTAAATTTGTTAACTTATTAACAAATTTGGAAGAACACTCGCCTCAGTCAGCTCATGTTATTAGGTTCTTTTTTGATGAGTCGGAGCTTGATTAAGTTTACATTCTCCTAAAATAATTTCCATTGGTTCAACGAAAAAATAATATTAATTGATTTTATCATTTCTTGGACTTCATCTGTAGGATTTGACCTGCAAAACTTTCTGATAAGCTCCCTATATTTAGCATTAAACTAAGATTACTCTTATTGGATACTATTTGTATTATCATCCACCGCTCCGCAGCATGATATTGCTCAATATTAAAAGCTCGGGCGTGTGGGAATTTCTATGTTGGGTTGATATTTTTCATGAAAGAACGGCATGGTGCAGACGTTAATAATATTAAGCACCCACTAAAAAAAACAAATAATCCGCAATTAATTTGTAGGGTATTTGTTTTGATGTTATGTTTTCTTCCCGCAACAGAGAAATCGTTTAATGTATGTAATATGCCCAGCACCAGCGATGTTTATATTACAGGGCATGAAGTATCTATTTTATCAAAAATGAGTGGGCAAGTGATTTACGTAAATTCAGCGTCTGCTGGTTTGGTCAGGAAAGGCGATATTCTTATCCATATAGATAATACCGAAGCGATAAACAGATATAAAAAAGCAGAAAAAAAACAGGTTGAAACGTTAAAGGAAATAAAAAAACGTTATGCTAAAAATGATGAAAATAACACCAGCCTTATAAAGGCCCAGATGGGATATCAACAGGCACTGAATGATTACAATCGCCGGATACAATCAAGGAGTGTATCAATCATATCAAAAAAAGATCTACAGCAGTCTCTCAAAGCCGTTAACAACAGCAAAGTTTCTCTGGATATTGCCATTCAAAAGTATCGTAGAAATCAACGATCGCTTCTGGCTTCAGACATTACCCAACAACAGATTATGTTACAGGTTACAGAAGAGTTTCAGGCAGCTTCATTGGCGCTCCAATATACTGAGATTCGCAGTCCCGTGACCGGTTATGTAGCTCAACGTAATGTTGCTACAGGTATCAATATTGCCTCTGAACAGATCGTGATGACTATTGTACCGGTAGATCAAATCTGGGTAACCGCTAACTTTAAAGCGACACAGCTCTCCGATATTTTCATCGGGCAGAAAGCATCGATCAGTACCGATCTGTATGGCAGTGAAGTCGCTCTTGAAGGGAAAGTTGAAGGGTTCAACCTGGATACTGTCCCTACTCTTTCTGCCCTGTTATATCAGAATGGAGCGAATAATTGGATTAGCGATATGCAACGAGTTTCGGTACGTATTTCCATTAATCCGCTGCAAATGGCCCAATATCCACTATGGCCCGGTTTATCCTCAAAGGTGACTTTGCTCTACGGCAGTTTACGCACTACGACGTTGCTCACTCACAAAAGTAATACACCTGCTCCACAGGGAAAAAGCCGGAGCACGGGTTCTGACAATATCTATTGTGAAACTCCCTGCAACAATGAGGCTGATGATTCGTGATAGACGTGGAGTGACTTTATTTATAATAAAAACACAAATCAAAACCGCAAGCCTTAGCATAGCGTTTTAATGTTTTAAAGCTGGCATGAAAGGAGCGTTTTTCAAGACGGCTCACGGCCGGTGGTGTCAGACCCAATCTTTTGGCAACTTCTGCCTGGGTTAATCCAGCCTTGGCACGCATACAATACAGTATATCTTCTAATTCATTGTTTTCTATAGGCTCTTGAGGATTATAGCAAACTGGAGGGTCCTCTAATACTTCGGCTCGCAATCTGGAGTTTTTAATGAGTTTCATTACTGCCCTATCTGCTGTTTTTTGCATAATAACTTTCTTTTAATTGACCATATAACTGAAGGCCCTAACTTTCCGGGGTATGCATCAGCAGTATGAAAATAGGACAACGCCACATATCATTCCTTAATAGGAGGATATTTAGCATCAATTACATTCTTAGTTTATTGTTTTGAATCTGGCAATATTTTTGTAAAGCGAGATACGGT
Proteins encoded in this region:
- the evgA gene encoding acid-sensing system DNA-binding response regulator EvgA; this encodes MIKNKKLNAVIVDDHPLARMAIKNLLESEGINIVGEAGDGAQALLLVEQEYPDLVIVDVDIPVMSGIEVVEKLRKQAFSRIIIVVSAKNDLFYGKRSADAGANAFISKKEGMTNIIAAVNASLNGYSYFPLSLHTFMGSLSSEQEMLQSLSSQEIKVMRYILNGADNMKIASKMCISNKTVSTYKSRLMEKLNCKSLIELFSFAQRNKIG
- a CDS encoding HlyD family efflux transporter periplasmic adaptor subunit, which produces MKERHGADVNNIKHPLKKTNNPQLICRVFVLMLCFLPATEKSFNVCNMPSTSDVYITGHEVSILSKMSGQVIYVNSASAGLVRKGDILIHIDNTEAINRYKKAEKKQVETLKEIKKRYAKNDENNTSLIKAQMGYQQALNDYNRRIQSRSVSIISKKDLQQSLKAVNNSKVSLDIAIQKYRRNQRSLLASDITQQQIMLQVTEEFQAASLALQYTEIRSPVTGYVAQRNVATGINIASEQIVMTIVPVDQIWVTANFKATQLSDIFIGQKASISTDLYGSEVALEGKVEGFNLDTVPTLSALLYQNGANNWISDMQRVSVRISINPLQMAQYPLWPGLSSKVTLLYGSLRTTTLLTHKSNTPAPQGKSRSTGSDNIYCETPCNNEADDS
- a CDS encoding helix-turn-helix domain-containing protein is translated as MQKTADRAVMKLIKNSRLRAEVLEDPPVCYNPQEPIENNELEDILYCMRAKAGLTQAEVAKRLGLTPPAVSRLEKRSFHASFKTLKRYAKACGFDLCFYYK